Proteins encoded together in one Cicer arietinum cultivar CDC Frontier isolate Library 1 chromosome 4, Cicar.CDCFrontier_v2.0, whole genome shotgun sequence window:
- the LOC101512816 gene encoding F-box/kelch-repeat protein At3g06240-like, with protein sequence MEKYASVTKEKVKNYICDDLAFCILSKLPLKSLKRFGCVRKSWVFLFENHKFLSIFQNNFISYDHSYYDDTSLLLQLTDKDLCSFSRDSFEDVVKLDLPNPFQDEDPSLWILDSGSITGILCLYHSDKRFFSDKRFVLWNPTTEEFKIIPESPLEPVSSYVRDHDIPLGFGYDHVKNDYKLITGACFFYGDYQYYDGSPDYVCYPEFVCDYEIYSLRSNSWRKIDEDVSFIPLHSRVASQRLHVNGMCHWWHFKGVLDGRDLASFDLVTEKIITTPIPVGTLQGVDDDFKADDIPISLMVLNGSIALISWFLDNTTFNISILGEIGKKESWTKLFTIGPLSDIRLPIGAGKKGDLFFQKKDGKIVWFNLSTQLIEELDIKGNAFSILIYKKKFSIINLIS encoded by the coding sequence ATGGAAAAATATGCAAGTGTGACAAAAGAAAAGGTTAAAAACTACATATGTGACGATCTTGCATTTTGTATTCTATCAAAATTGCCACTAAAATCTTTGAAGCGATTTGGATGCGTACGTAAATCATGGGTTTTCTTATTTGAAAACCATAAATTCTTGAGTATCTTTCAGAACAATTTCATCTCTTATGATCATTCGTACTACGATGATACATCTCTTCTCCTACAACTTACTGATAAAGATTTGTGTTCATTTTCTAGAGATAGTTTTGAGGATGTAGTCAAATTGGATTTGCCAAATCCATTTCAAGATGAAGACCCTTCTTTATGGATTTTGGATTCTGGTAGTATTACCGGAATTCTTTGTCTCTACCATAGTGATAAAAGATTTTTTAGCGATAAAAGATTTGTATTATGGAATCCAACAACAGAGGAATTCAAGATCATCCCTGAAAGCCCTCTTGAGCCTGTATCATCTTATGTAAGAGATCACGATATTCCACTTGGATTTGGTTATGACCAtgttaaaaatgattataagtTGATTACAGGTGCATGTTTCTTTTATGGGGATTATCAATATTATGATGGAAGTCCTGATTATGTTTGTTACCCAGAATTTGTTTGCGACTACGAAATATATAGCCTTAGAAGTAACTCTTGGAGAAAAATTGACGAAGATGTCTCTTTTATACCGCTACATTCTAGAGTGGCTTCTCAACGATTGCACGTGAACGGAATGTGTCATTGGTGGCATTTTAAGGGTGTTCTTGATGGAAGAGACTTAGCATCGTTTGACTTAGTCACCGAGAAGATTATTACGACACCTATACCTGTAGGAACACTTCAAGGCGTGGATGATGATTTTAAAGCTGATGACATACCAATCTCCTTAATGGTGTTAAATGGGTCTATTGCTTTGATCTCATGGTTTTTAGATAATACTACTTTTAATATATCGATTTTGGGAGAAATTGGAAAGAAAGAATCATGGACTAAACTTTTTACTATTGGGCCATTGTCTGATATTAGACTTCCTATTGGAGCAGGGAAGAAAGgtgatttattttttcagaaaaaagaTGGTAAAATAGTTTGGTTTAATTTATCCACCCAGTTGATTGAGGAGCTTGACATTAAAGGGAACGCTTttagtatattaatttataaaaaaaagttttcaatCATTAATTTGATTTCATAG